Part of the Woronichinia naegeliana WA131 genome, TCCCTGTAGCAATAATTCTGTTAACTGAAGATCTTCTGGACTAGGTTCTAGACTGCCGGAAGGATGATTATGGGCCACAATCAATTTGGTTGCTCCTTGTTTAATCACTTCTCGAAAAATTTCACGGGGATGAATCAGGGTTTCTGTGGCTGTGCCAATGGTGATTACACGGGTCGCTAAAAGGCGGTTTTTGGTATCTAGCATGACGATCGCAAAATGTTCCTTGGCCTGCCACATTAATTCCAAACTTAAGGCTGAGGCGGCGGCTCCTGGACTATCGATGACCACACGTTCTAGCGGACGGGTTTGAAAGACGCGTTTACCCAGTTCAACGGCGGCCAAAATCGTTGTCGCTTTTGCCGGGCCAATGCCAGGGAAGTTCATTAACTCCTGGGGATGAATTTCTCGTAGCACATCGAGGGGATCGCGCCGATCTTGCCCTAACTGATGCAAAATATGCTGTCCTAA contains:
- the radC gene encoding DNA repair protein RadC, which produces MTYSLRIADLPTTERPRERLLSLGAKHLSSAELLAILLATGQGKGKLSAVGLGQHILHQLGQDRRDPLDVLREIHPQELMNFPGIGPAKATTILAAVELGKRVFQTRPLERVVIDSPGAAASALSLELMWQAKEHFAIVMLDTKNRLLATRVITIGTATETLIHPREIFREVIKQGATKLIVAHNHPSGSLEPSPEDLQLTELLLQGAQCLQIPVLDHLILGNGDHQSLRQITDLWERFPQDD